The sequence CCGAGGCCGTCGCCAAGGTCAAGGAGCGCATCCCCTTCCCGGCGGTCCTCGGACGCATCTGTCCCGAGTTGTGCGAGAAGGGCTGCCGCCGCCGGAGCCTCGACAACCCGGTCGCCATCCGGCAGCTCAAGCGCTACGTTGGGGACTGGGACATCCTTCAGGTGGCCCGGCACCGGCCTGCCTGCAAGCCGTCCAGTGGACGCCGGGTTGCGATCGTCGGCGCGGGGCCGGCAGGTCTGACGGCTGCCTACTACCTGCAGCAGGAAGGCCATGCCTGCGTGCTCTTCGACGAGCACGAGCTACCCGGCGGAATGCTGCGCTATGCGGTGCCGACCAGTCAGTTGCCCCGCGACGTGCTGGACGCAGAGATTCGCAGCCTTCTCGTTCTCGGTGCGGAACTGCGGGCCGGGGTGCAGGTTGGCCGAGACGTCCCCCTGGCGCAGCTTTGGGACGAGTACCATGCGGTCCTGCTGGCCACCGGCGAGCTAACCCACGAGGCCGCCGGGCAGATGGGTCTGCCCCTGGCGGGAACCAGCATCCCGGCGGACAAGCGCACGCAGATGACGCGGCAGCGTGGTGTGTTTGTGGCCGGGTCGGCCTTCTCACCATCCCATCATGCCGTGCGAGCCGTCGGAAGCGGCTACAACGCCGCGTGCTCCATCAGCCAGTATCTCGAAGGCGAGTTGCTGACCGGGGTTCATCGGCTCTTCACGGTGCAGATGGGACACCTCGAGGAGGCCCAGATGCGGGAGTTCGCCGCACTGACGCCGCAGCATGACCGTCTGACGCCCTCCGGTGGCGAGGCCACAGGCTTCAGTGTCGAGGAAGCGGCGGCCGAGGCCGACCGGTGCCTGCATTGCGACTGCGCAGGGATGGAGTGCTGCAAGCTGCGCAAGTGGTCCGAACGTTACGGTGCGGGGCCAACGCGTCTGCGAGATCATCGACGGCCCTACCGGCGAGAGGCTTCCCATCCGCTGGTAACCTACGAGCCCGGCAAGTGCATTGCCTGCGGGCTGTGCGTGCAGATCGCCGGTCGCTCGCAGGAGCGCCTCGGGCTGGCCTTCATCGGCCGCGGCTTCGACGTTCAGATCGGCGTGCCCTTCAATGAGACCCTCGCAGCAGGACTGGAGCAGGTGGCGCGGGAATGTGCTGAAGCCTGCCCGACGGCGGCCCTCGTTCTGCGGAAGTAGCGAACCCTCCAGACGATGCATCCGATACCCAGGCCCAATCAGGGGGATGACCTGCGGTGAATGCCCCTCCCGAGAAACTCGAACTTCACGAGCTAACCAAACGCTTCGCCACTCCAGAGGGAGGCGAGATCACTGTCCTCGACCACGTCTCGCTGTCGGTGGCACCCGGTGAGA is a genomic window of Armatimonadia bacterium containing:
- a CDS encoding 2Fe-2S iron-sulfur cluster-binding protein, which gives rise to MPTITLDNREVTVPEGATILEAARKLGLEIPTLCSLEGCRPETSCLVCVVKVNGGARLLPSCATTAVEGMAVESETPEVHEARRTALELLLSDHLGDCVGPCQSICPARMDIPEMIRLISAGKMAEAVAKVKERIPFPAVLGRICPELCEKGCRRRSLDNPVAIRQLKRYVGDWDILQVARHRPACKPSSGRRVAIVGAGPAGLTAAYYLQQEGHACVLFDEHELPGGMLRYAVPTSQLPRDVLDAEIRSLLVLGAELRAGVQVGRDVPLAQLWDEYHAVLLATGELTHEAAGQMGLPLAGTSIPADKRTQMTRQRGVFVAGSAFSPSHHAVRAVGSGYNAACSISQYLEGELLTGVHRLFTVQMGHLEEAQMREFAALTPQHDRLTPSGGEATGFSVEEAAAEADRCLHCDCAGMECCKLRKWSERYGAGPTRLRDHRRPYRREASHPLVTYEPGKCIACGLCVQIAGRSQERLGLAFIGRGFDVQIGVPFNETLAAGLEQVARECAEACPTAALVLRK